From Ascochyta rabiei chromosome 12, complete sequence, the proteins below share one genomic window:
- a CDS encoding Tethering factor for nuclear proteasome sts1, variant 2 — protein MCDINQSFPSAPHQLHNRYSPIRNILSPPSAMSGRKRKADDDIEDERMSQSPSSSPALSSRPPPRSMQKRMRSNISGRPLPLPRLLETLSPDDMRNLLQSICQRHPDIGNEVVTTAPRPSTQSTLEVLSKYESAFQAAFPFGGSSSSDYAYNRVRRELIDLLESMKDFTPHFLPPNEQQAATSLAFLDGATDVIHRLPNWHTYQHNRHKQEAYEEMAKAWAMVIREAAKKAGGMQLLYGGWDQKIAKHNDISGGKMQDAVNELRGGLGWMATETPTAAAAAAGQADAMSIRQQLLNGSYGLGSSASIGAW, from the coding sequence TCCTCTCGCCCCCGTCCGCCATGTCTGGCCGCAAGCGAAAAGCCGACGACGACATCGAGGACGAGCGCATGTCCCAGTCACCGTCCAGCTCCCCCGCTCTCTCCTCGAGACCGCCGCCTCGCTCGATGCAGAAGCGAATGCGCTCCAACATCTCCGGCCGCCCTCTCCCGCTACCCCGCCTTCTCGAGACGCTGTCCCCTGACGACATGCGCAACCTCCTGCAGTCGATATGCCAGCGCCACCCAGACATCGGCAACGAGGTGGTCACCACGGCGCCTCGGCCAAGCACCCAGTCTACGCTGGAGGTGCTGTCCAAGTACGAATCCGCCTTCCAGGCCGCCTTCCCATTCGGCGGCAGCTCGTCATCAGACTATGCCTACAACCGCGTACGACGTGAGCTCATTGACCTTCTTGAGTCGATGAAAGACTTCACACCCCACTTCCTCCCGCCGAACGAACAACAAGCCGCCACATCGCTCGCCTTCCTCGACGGAGCCACCGACGTCATCCACCGCCTGCCCAACTGGCACACCTACCAGCACAACCGCCACAAGCAGGAGGCTTACGAGGAGATGGCCAAAGCCTGGGCCATGGTCATCCGCGAGGCTGCCAAGAAAGCCGGCGGCATGCAGTTGCTGTACGGAGGGTGGGACCAGAAGATTGCGAAGCACAATGACATCTCAGGCGGCAAGATGCAAGATGCAGTCAACGAATTGCGAGGGGGCCTGGGCTGGATGGCCACCGAGACACCCAcggctgcggctgcggctgcggGACAAGCCGATGCCATGTCTATTCGACAGCAACTGTTGAACGGCAGCTATGGTCTCGGTTCTTCTGCTAGCATCGGAGCCTGGTAG